One Pecten maximus chromosome 16, xPecMax1.1, whole genome shotgun sequence DNA window includes the following coding sequences:
- the LOC117345224 gene encoding feeding circuit activating peptides-like isoform X2, with translation MFAKSVVITIFCWMVLVNGAPAKQDSPVSTNNQPKRVQRSTEFQDDLHRVLNNLRGWTPSPTSDTDSATTASNDPLDRLGGIYVHKGTREADDEDSNTYDVVDIVEDEDFPSREGKDEVQQDKSGSPGTAEDKLIVLKRVLQAIKDDNGIPAKRSLDRLGGAFIHGYKRGLDPLGGVYIHGYKRALDPLGGMWIHGYKKRGLDRLGGAYLHGYKRSMDDDDDDSDVDSKRSLDRLGGAYLHGYKRAMDNDDVDSKRSLDRLGGAYLHGFKRAMDDGIDEVDSKRSLDRLGGAYLHGFKRSMDDGDDDNDSKRSLDRLGGAYLHGFKRAMDDDDVDSKRSLDRLGGAYLHGFKRAMDDENEVDSKRALDRLGGAYLHQFKRAMDDDDLKRSLDRLGGAYLHGFKRAMDDDESEEKRSLDRLGGAYLHGFKRALDPLGGAWLHNYKRALDPLGGTYLHGFKRALDPLGGTYLHGYKRALDPLGGAFLHQYKRGLDPLGGAFLHQYKRSVDAVSKGNIEDGKTSP, from the exons TTTCAGGACGACCTCCATAGGGTGTTGAATAATCTACGTGGCTGGACACCTTCGCCTACGTCCGACACCGACTCGGCCACTACAGCCAGTAATGACCCCCTGGACAGGTTAGGTGGTATCTATGTCCATAAAGGCACGCGCGAGGCTGACGACGAGGACAGCAATACATACGACGTTGTGGACATTGTGGAAGATGAGGATTTCCCGTCGCGGGAGGGCAAAGACGAAGTCCAACAAGACAAGAGTGGATCTCCAGGGACAGCGGAGGACAAACTCATTGTTTTAAAGCGAGTCCTACAGGCGATAAAAGATGATAATGGTATTCCCGCCAAACGGTCCCTTGATAGATTAGGGGGAGCCTTTATTCACGGATACAAACGGGGACTAGACCCCCTTGGTGGAGTTTACATCCATGGGTATAAAAGGGCGCTTGACCCACTTGGAGGTATGTGGATACATGGCTATAAAAAACGCGGGCTAGACCGGCTAGGTGGCGCATACTTACATGGATACAAGCGCTCtatggatgatgatgatgatgatagtgaCGTTG ATTCAAAACGTTCACTTGATCGGTTAGGTGGCGCATACTTGCACGGATACAAGCGCGCTATGGATAATGATGACGTAGATTCAAAACGTTCACTTGATCGGCTAGGAGGTGCATACTTACATGGATTTAAACGCGCTATGGATGATGGTATTGATGAGGTTGATTCAAAACGCTCATTGGACCGATTAGGTGGAGCATATCTACATGGATTCAAACGTAGCATGGATGACGGTGATGACGATAATGATTCAAAACGTTCGTTAGATCGCCTCGGTGGTGCATACCTACATGGATTTAAGCGCGCCATGGATGATGATGACGTTGATTCGAAACGTTCCCTGGACCGTCTCGGTGGTGCTTACTTACATGGGTTCAAGCGCGCAATGGATGACGAGAACGAGGTCGATTCAAAACGCGCTCTTGATCGACTTGGTGGTGCATACTTACATCAATTTAAACGTGCCATGGATGACGACGATTTAAAACGTTCACTTGACCGGCTTGGAGGAGCATACTTACATGGTTTCAAGCGCGCTATGGACGATGATGAAAGTGAAGAAAAGCGGTCTCTTGATCGACTTGGAGGTGCTTATCTGCACGGATTCAAACGAGCTTTAGACCCTCTTGGAGGTGCCTGGCTTCATAATTATAAACGCGCACTGGATCCTTTAGGAGGTACGTATCTCCATGGTTTTAAAAGGGCATTAGACCCACTAGGTGGAACCTACCTTCATGGCTACAAAAGAGCCCTCGATCCGCTTGGGGGTGCATTTCTTCATCAATACAAACGAGGACTCGACCCATTAGGTGGCGCGTTTCTGCACCAATACAAACGTTCAGTTGATGCGGTCTCAAAAGGCAACATTGAAGATGGAAAGACGTCACCATGA
- the LOC117345224 gene encoding feeding circuit activating peptides-like isoform X1, giving the protein MFAKSVVITIFCWMVLVNGAPAKQDSPVSTNNQPKRVQRSTEFQDDLHRVLNNLRGWTPSPTSDTDSATTASNDPLDRLGGIYVHKGTREADDEDSNTYDVVDIVEDEDFPSREGKDEVQQDKSGSPGTAEDKLIVLKRVLQAIKDDNGIPAKRSLDRLGGAFIHGYKRGLDPLGGVYIHGYKRALDPLGGMWIHGYKKRGLDRLGGAYLHGYKRSMDDDDDDSDVDSKRSLDRLGGAYLHGYKRAMDDDDDVDSKRSLDRLGGAYLHGYKRAMDNDDVDSKRSLDRLGGAYLHGYKRAMDNDDVDSKRSLDRLGGAYLHGFKRAMDDGIDEVDSKRSLDRLGGAYLHGFKRSMDDGDDDNDSKRSLDRLGGAYLHGFKRAMDDDDVDSKRSLDRLGGAYLHGFKRAMDDENEVDSKRALDRLGGAYLHQFKRAMDDDDLKRSLDRLGGAYLHGFKRAMDDDESEEKRSLDRLGGAYLHGFKRALDPLGGAWLHNYKRALDPLGGTYLHGFKRALDPLGGTYLHGYKRALDPLGGAFLHQYKRGLDPLGGAFLHQYKRSVDAVSKGNIEDGKTSP; this is encoded by the coding sequence TTTCAGGACGACCTCCATAGGGTGTTGAATAATCTACGTGGCTGGACACCTTCGCCTACGTCCGACACCGACTCGGCCACTACAGCCAGTAATGACCCCCTGGACAGGTTAGGTGGTATCTATGTCCATAAAGGCACGCGCGAGGCTGACGACGAGGACAGCAATACATACGACGTTGTGGACATTGTGGAAGATGAGGATTTCCCGTCGCGGGAGGGCAAAGACGAAGTCCAACAAGACAAGAGTGGATCTCCAGGGACAGCGGAGGACAAACTCATTGTTTTAAAGCGAGTCCTACAGGCGATAAAAGATGATAATGGTATTCCCGCCAAACGGTCCCTTGATAGATTAGGGGGAGCCTTTATTCACGGATACAAACGGGGACTAGACCCCCTTGGTGGAGTTTACATCCATGGGTATAAAAGGGCGCTTGACCCACTTGGAGGTATGTGGATACATGGCTATAAAAAACGCGGGCTAGACCGGCTAGGTGGCGCATACTTACATGGATACAAGCGCTCtatggatgatgatgatgatgatagtgaCGTTGATTCAAAACGTTCACTTGATCGGTTAGGTGGCGCATACTTACATGGATACAAGCGTGCTatggatgatgatgacgacgtTGATTCAAAACGTTCACTTGATCGGTTAGGTGGCGCATACTTGCATGGATACAAGCGCGCTATGGATAATGATGACGTAGATTCAAAACGTTCACTTGATCGGTTAGGTGGCGCATACTTGCACGGATACAAGCGCGCTATGGATAATGATGACGTAGATTCAAAACGTTCACTTGATCGGCTAGGAGGTGCATACTTACATGGATTTAAACGCGCTATGGATGATGGTATTGATGAGGTTGATTCAAAACGCTCATTGGACCGATTAGGTGGAGCATATCTACATGGATTCAAACGTAGCATGGATGACGGTGATGACGATAATGATTCAAAACGTTCGTTAGATCGCCTCGGTGGTGCATACCTACATGGATTTAAGCGCGCCATGGATGATGATGACGTTGATTCGAAACGTTCCCTGGACCGTCTCGGTGGTGCTTACTTACATGGGTTCAAGCGCGCAATGGATGACGAGAACGAGGTCGATTCAAAACGCGCTCTTGATCGACTTGGTGGTGCATACTTACATCAATTTAAACGTGCCATGGATGACGACGATTTAAAACGTTCACTTGACCGGCTTGGAGGAGCATACTTACATGGTTTCAAGCGCGCTATGGACGATGATGAAAGTGAAGAAAAGCGGTCTCTTGATCGACTTGGAGGTGCTTATCTGCACGGATTCAAACGAGCTTTAGACCCTCTTGGAGGTGCCTGGCTTCATAATTATAAACGCGCACTGGATCCTTTAGGAGGTACGTATCTCCATGGTTTTAAAAGGGCATTAGACCCACTAGGTGGAACCTACCTTCATGGCTACAAAAGAGCCCTCGATCCGCTTGGGGGTGCATTTCTTCATCAATACAAACGAGGACTCGACCCATTAGGTGGCGCGTTTCTGCACCAATACAAACGTTCAGTTGATGCGGTCTCAAAAGGCAACATTGAAGATGGAAAGACGTCACCATGA